TTTCCTACACTAAACTGAGGAAACAAGATTGATGGGGAAACACTGTACTACTGGTATTGACATCAGGATATCTAATGAGCGAGTTATACTCCTTGACGCTCAGGTGAGATGACATTAATTTTCTTCTGTTTTTTGCAATCACAATGCTAGAACCGGTTATCAGTGTCTTGCTTACCAATTTGTGAAAGGAAACCTCTTTTGCCCTGCAGCCAGTGTATAGTCCCTCTGTTCTAATCGATATGATTGAGGCCAGATGGTTCATCCACAATTCCTGTCCTTAATGGTGAACCCTTATCAGCAGACTTAGCTCATGAACTAATGGGAATCCAGGTAAAGACTGTATTTACAATTATTAAACTCACTTGTGCTACTGCTGGTTCGTTGGAAATACCTAAAAATTGAATTGGTATTTTCTGTTATTCTGCAAGGAATTGCTGTAGCTTGGTGTTTTCTTGGCATCTGTTTGTAATATAGTGTTGGTCGTGTCAGAAGGGATGAATGATTTGTCCATGTGGGAGCTAATGCTTACAGTACGTTATCTCTTCTATAATTTGTACCTTCCGTCATTCTTTCATTAGCCCGTCTGGAAGACAGAGGAAGTTATATCTGTAGGTTCAGGATCCGAGTTTTCACCTAATTTCCAAGAAAATTGAGCTGTTGTTCTAGCGTTCTAATGATTCTATCCCATCACACCTGTTTCTCCCATCACATTTTTTTCTTCCGTATCCCAAATAGTTTACAATAACTTGGCTTTTGGGACCTGGTAGTAATGCAGAAGGCTGAATGGATGTTCCAATACATTTTCACAGGTTGATTTATTGAAGCACAACATACCTTATCCATCCGTGTTAACATCATCAGCATCTCAAGACAAGGAAAAAAAAATGAAGACCAATTGGGCAGTGAAGACTATATTTCTGATCTCTGTTTTGTGCATGCTAGGTGAGAATTAGCCATTGACATGATCATTGTTTTGTTACTTAAGGGAAATTATATGCTCATTTCTATGTTGCTGAACAAAGAGATGTATGGCATTTTCTATCTTGGTAAAAGCATTTACTATTTCCTTTTAAAAATAGAACTTATTTTGCTGTGTTACAAGAATGTAATACTTCCACACCTAAATCAGGCCCTGTACTCTTTTGCTCTAAATAATCTAAGAACCTTACATTGTTGTGCCTTTCTAATTGAACAGGTTGCAGGGGACAAGATTTTTCTCCTTCAAAGCTCATGCTTCTAAGGAAAACTCTCGAGAAGCACTTCAACTCATCCTCTTTTAGAATCGGGAGCTCTAATGCAACAGGTCAACCTTCTGATTCGCTGGTTTCTTCAAGCACGAAAGTTGAAGATTTAACCTCCGGTCGGCAGGACATATTTCTCCTTCCCCTGAGAGGACATGATAACTCGACAAAGTTTGAGTATGGAACAGTACTCGTGCATGCTAGGGATGCTTCGTGATCAGGTATGGTTGCTACACTGAGGAGTTTGCATAATAGGAAGGGAATATTCAATAGACTTACAAACCCTAGCTTGTGATTCGCAGATGTGTCAGTTACATGGGACTGATTAAGATTCTATTAAAATCTAACACAACATTTTCTTATGTAAATAAGTCTGGGCAAGCCATTCCTTCCTAAACCCTAGAGTTTCATCTAATCATCCTTGACACCTGTACTCTAGCAAATCATGAGAAGCATTACTTGGCTTGTTGCTTTTAACTGGACTGGTTTCGTTCATTCTGAGAAGCTAAGGTTACATTAAAAATCCAATCAATTGGAACTCATTTCGAATAAAGATATTTGTTGCTGAACATTAAGCTCTTTGTAATATCTGCTTGGCACATTTCTTCGAGGCCTGGTCGAGTCAGTCTGACGTGAACACTCGTGTGGCTACAGATCCTGTCATGGCCGGCGAGGTCATTCTTGAAGAACCTCTCGGAGCGCGACTGGCTGAGAAGCTCAGCGAAGATCTGGGACATGGTGAAGAAGTCCCCTGTCATCTCGGAGTACTGCAAAGCGATCCAGAGCTCTGGGTTGTTTAGGAAGTAGCCGTAGTCTGGCAGCTACTTGTTGGTATGCGCCCGCTTTGGCTTGGCTGGATTGGAAAAATTAAACCAAAGAATGGTGATTAGATCAGATGGACCTGCTCTCTCTTGCAACGTTGATATGTTTCTTGGTAGGGCGCCGTATGTTCTGTTTATAATTGACTTTGAGATACCTCTGTAGGTTTTGTTAGCACCAGATTAGTTGTTGGACAAGCTGTGTGTGATAAGCTCCGAGTCAGCGACAGCAGATGGCAATCGCCAGTATTCAGTTTCGTGTACGGCTCATGCTTCTCTGCTAGTCGTATCATTAAACCAAATTACAAAGGTAAAGGTCTTCCTCCGTCTACAGAAAGTTTGTGATCTTTTtcaaagaaaacaaaataaacaatgtCCGTCAAACCAAACTACAAAAAGTTTGTGATCTTtttcaaagaaaagaaaataatacTGCATGCTGGTGGATTTGTACGCCTTCCTCCGTCTTAAAATGTTTGCATTCTAGCTGCCGTCAGCGACCTGGAAATGAGAATATGGACCCGTTCAACCTGACGAAAATGTTGTTGCCATCGTCGGCTTCTTCGCCTGGTCATTCCCTAGTCCTCCACTCGAGAATCcacaggaggaggaggtggagcgcccgccatggccggctccGATCCCCTCGCGCATCGAGGTCAGTAGCACAGCACCAGCCTCCACGCCTGCTCCTTACAGAGCCGGcaggctgcatcctccatgcgTGCTCCATAACCTAAGTAAAAATAGCAACCAAGATTCAGTCTGGAATTTGCTCGTTGCTCGCGTAGCGGCTGTTCGTGCGTACGTACTAGGCAAGCTCGCGATCTGAATCCTGAGCTGACAGTACCTGCTGCGATGAACAGCCAAGAGCCGGATATGTTGAGATTGGTGGCTGCTCATGCTAACTGATCTTCCCTTTGGGAAAATTTGGGTTGCAGGGCTAGCGATCGTGGTCATGGGAGTCAGCGGCTGCGGCAAATCGTAAGATCCTTCATCATCCCGACTCTGTTCTACGCTCATGCTTCAAGAATTCGGTCAAAATTGCTTAAAGATAGCACAAATCGGCAAAGATTCATTCGGCGTTCTGCCAGTGACATTTACCCGAACCAAACGCTATCTAaatctctctttttcttttcttgcctGCGAACTCGCAGAACCTGTCGCGGCAATGCTCGCTGAAGCCCTGGGCTGCAGATTCATCGAAGCAGACGACTACCATTCCCAGGCAAACAAAGGTACACCGCCACGCAATTCACATCACATTTCTGAAACCTCTGGCGTTCTGCCACTTTTGCCTTCTCTGAACTTCTGCTGAACTGAAAGGCCTCTGCTCTCAACTTGTGCACGAACCCAGCCAAGATGAGCGAGGGCATCCCGCTCTCCGACGCGGACCGCGCGCCGTGGCTGGAGTCGCTGCGGGACGCCATCCGGGACCGGCTGGACGGCGGCGAGGACGTGGCCGTGAGCTGCTCGGCGCTGCAGCTCAGGTACCGGGACGTGCTCCGGGCCGCCGACCGCGGCTACGAGCCGGGGGAGTACGCCGCCTGCAGGGTGAGGTTCGTGTGCCTGCGGGCGTCGGCGGAGGTGATCGCCGAGCGGATGCTGCGGCGGTCGACGGAAGGGAAGCACTTCATGCCGGCGAGCCTGCTGCGGAGCCAGCTCGACCTGCTGCAGATCGACGGCACGGAGGGGGTCACGGAGTTCGACGCCACGACGGCGCGCCCCGGCGACATCGTCCGTGACGCCGTTGATCTGTTCAGGGAGGAGCTGGCGTCGACAGTCCCTTCTTGACTTGTTTCTGAATGCGAAATGCGATGCAATTTCATCCATGATTCAGTATTCATTCATCCCATCATAAAGAACCTCCACGTTTACAGACAAACTCTGAACATGAAGCAGGCTCTCTTCAACATTACCCAGTTCATTCAGAATCAAACATCCATAGCGATGAAACAGGCATGCTCGATAGACAAGAGGgtggaaagaaagaaaaaaaaaaacaaatctagcTAACAGCAATGGTGATTGCTATTGTTCTAACCTGCAACCTATACAGACCAAGCACAGCTGCATGAGGTATCCTGGTCAGGGAGACCTGTTGAACCAACCACAGATTGTGTGGTCACGGGACCTGTTGCCGCCGATTGTAAGTGTCCTCGTGGACAAACACCGGTTCGCTGCTCTGCTGCGGGATCACAGGCTGGCCCATCGCGATGCCATGGTTCTGCGGGGTTGCAAATGTCGGCGGAGGACCCTTTGACGATGACAGGGCGACATAGTAGACTATCGCTAGCGCCACGCTGGCGAGGGCTAGCACCGCTCCCCCGGAGAAGACCCCTGGCTTCACGACATAGCAGAAGCTACCAAAGTACATGTTCTCCTCGCCTCTCTGGTCATTCAGGGCAGCTCCAGTCAGCAGGAGAAGgaatgcgataatgaaagtgcaccTGCGGAATTTagcaatacttaggttagcacATTAGCGAAATCTGGTATTCAGAAAACTAGTAGAAACACATATATCACCGGTTACTAAATCCAACAAGTTAATGAGAGCCTTGTCTAGGAAGACGTAGAATTTCACTGCAGGTACTATAAGCTTGGGATCTATGCAAAAGCTATTATATGGATCCAGCATGTGGACTACTCATATTTGTGGCTTCCAAGGAATATAATAAACATCAGTCAATTAACAGTGTGCCAGCTACTAGATCAAAGAATGTATTTAAGAAAATGATGTGACTCTTTATATGTCAATGCtacgctatttctttataatggTTGCTTCACTAATGCAAAATAAAAATAACGAAACGAGTCAAATGCAGTCAAGAACTCAGGTGTAGTTTGACGTTCAACGTGACATAGCAACACTCAGCATCCATTATTGGGGTAAACCCATTCACAAAAAGGCTAAGTAAAGTTTACAAAATATGAGAGAAGAACAAAAGCGATCATAAACTTGTAGACCAGAATGTTACCAAGATATGATGAATGAGATCAGAGCTACACTCCAGTTAGTGTCTGAGGGAACAGGATGCCTCTTACAACAGATGCAACCAGCGACCGTGTTTATGATAGATTGGGCGAGCATAAGAGAGACGGCAGATATTAAACCAAGCGCTAAGGCTGGGGTTCTTGGGTATATGCATTCACCAGGAGTACCGCTTGTTTGAACATCCGATACCTGCACGATTCACAGCAAGTTACATCTGGACATGAGCACAAATATATGTACAATTTATTAACAAAAGAATGACTACCATTTCCAGAACCTCTCTTTATAGCACATAATGTGAAACAGTCAATTGTTAATAAATTTGCCAGTTCCAAAATGGTAAGTTAGGttgaaaaataaatcaaattggCATAAACATACATGAATGTGTCCATTAGACGTGACAACGAATGTATTTTAATGTAGAAGACTAGCACGTGCCTTCCTCAATGAAGGGGAAAAAAACCCTGTGACAAGCATATGTGCCTTAGAATTTGTATGCAGGGGTGACGTGCAGCAATTGCGAATCCCACCTCAAGGTAGTGAAGCACCACACCACCTATGATTTTAGCTACTATCTCACCAAAAGTGCAATAAGAAAACCTTGGAACCATTGTTCTATCGAGGCATATGTAGCTAAACAAATAGGCATCAAATCCTAAGGCAATGTGGCGTCGTGACCCCAAAGGGCAAAGGGCAAAGGCCAAAGATGAAGAATGGcaataaaaaggaaataaaaaacaCAGAAGATCCTGATTGATTTGAACCACTTGGGATGGATCAGTTGCAACCCAGACGAAACCAATGAAGCACTGAACCTCACACGATGGCAGCCAACCATTTCTATGACAAGGCCATTGGCTCACAGATTTCGTTCACCTCTCACCATACACCTAAAAGAAAGGAAGTTTTATTCGATTCCTTGTTGCATCATAGGTCATACCGGCTAGGTACACTCAGGATCATTACCGTTCACCCCCGCGACGCGCAAGCGTAAAGATCGCCTATTTATAACTCCAAACAAGCATAATAATCTTTCTCTCTAATAGCAGTACTAATTACTAGAGTACCGCAGCCGACTCGGCTCCCCGGCCGAAGGATGCGCCCAATCGCCGACCGCTCCTCCGCCGAGAACTCCAGCGCTCAGGAGCGACCAAGATCTACCACTCGGAGTCGGCGGAGGCAAGACCATCGCCGTACTGTACTCAAGAAGAACGGGGCAGCAACGGCGCCAGCGCATAACCGGCCGCCGCGCTGGCGCAGAAGAAGGGGGAGGCGGCGAGACGCACCTTGACGCGGGTGGCTTCGGCCGCGAAGCCGAGCGCCGCCGAGaggacgccgaggaagccgacCACCGCGCACACCGCCACCACCTTGCGCTCCATCTCCCCCCTGAGCCAACCAACTACTCTCCTCTACCAAACAACCACCAaacctctctcctctcctttcgcTCCCTAGTCCCTCCCCCGTCCCCCCCTACTACAGGTCGCTCCAGGTACAGCGGCTGCCTGCAACCGCAAGCAAGCAAAAGCAACAGGGGGAGGAGAAGACACACGGGGACGAGAAACAGCCTGTTGGCTCGTTGGTTTCAGCCCACCAAATCAACATCAGCCGGACttaaccaaccagcgaacaatcTGGCGGTTTTGTCCGGCCGCCGACGGAACGGGACCGGGGAAGGAGAGCCAGCAACTGGAATTTCCTTCCACCGAATTATTTTTCTCGGCGGTCGCGTTTATCCCGCGGTCTTTCGCGTCGCTTCGCCCGCTGCTCGTGGGGGCCACGGGTTATGTGGGGCCCacgcgccagcagcagcagctgcaccGCCACGTCGTCCCGTTCGAGGCGCGCAGAGGGGCGTGAGTGTGCGGACGGTCCACGGTGGACGTGCAGGAGCGCGCGGGGGAAGGGGGAGGTGGGGCCGACCTGAGGACGGCCGGTCCTCGGGCGGTGCGCGGTGGACGCGGTGCACGGGTTTCTGCTTTTGCGTGTGTAGGCAGTTGTGCGTGTGTTCTttttgccttttgttttttcgttttttttttcttttttgctttGCTTGCGGGACGGGAATTTCTATGGGCGTGATTGGTCGGTTGAACCGTTTGTTTGGTTGTTCCGCTCATCCTTTTATTCATCTGCCCTTTTTCACGATTTCGTCTTCTAGATTTTTTCTTCCCCCAGGTGTAGGATGACTTGATCACCCAGGATGCAGGACCCATCCGTCGGACACCTAAAAAAGCTAATGCATATATGCAACCAAACACTAATCCCATCTTATACTAAATCAATAGCAAAGACAACCAAATACGAACCACATGCACTGATCTCAATCTGACTTCTTCAGCTCTACACGGCCTGACCATCCTGACTTAAGACTTGCTCTACAATCAATCACGCCCTACGTGAACGAATGAAAAAGAAAGGGGTGGAAATTTGGTACGAGTACCAAAGTACGTACTAGGTCGGTAGGTGGATGGTGGGCGAGCTGTGATTTTGAGTTGTCCAGGtgcctttttttttcttccttacTTCCAAAGTAGACCGACCAACCAGAGACAAAACACCAATTGTTTGATTCTGAAATTGTCCTGCTCATAGGTCAAACTGTTCTTAGTTTGATCAAACAAGCATCATGCATTACTAGGTTATTATGGAATATAAATTCATTGTTTAGGTCCTATTTAAATTACACGTTAAAAATCAGCCCATGTTGTGATAATAGGTTAACAAGAGCTAATAGATTTTAACTACCGATTAGTACCTCTATTTTCTTTTATAAAAGCAAGTATAGTAAGGGGCTGTTAGTAGGCTAAATGCTTAGGTGGAAGTGGAAGAGAGTGAGAGGGTGAGAGGAAAGAGAAGAGAGGTGATCCGTAACTTGTAAGTTTACGGTCAGCTCATGCACAACAAAGAAACTTTGTGAGAAAAAAAGTGAGATTATAGTTGAGCTAACTATTATATAATGGGTTGATAGCTTGTAGCCTATAGAAGGTTGTATTATTAACCTTACTCTAAAACTAGCTTGACATGACACAGTCTTTTAAAATAGActttaatttttatttattttatattatattgtttATGTTTACAAATATACAATAGTTGGATATATATTTAATCATAAATCTAACCGGATAAAATttgtataataataataataatcaaagGGCTAACTATAAATTATTGGTTAAAGTTGGGAGCAGTGTCGTAAATTAAACCATTGCCACTGTACGCAAAAAGCCACAAAGATCACTATCAGCCGAATGCTTCAAGCAGTAGCACTCATAATAAAGTATTAACGTTGAAATAGGACCACTAGTTCATGCAAGACAAAATGCAGAGACCAGAGTGTCCGACGAATATTTTTACTTTTACACCCGGCTGGCTATCGGCGCGGCGATACAGCGCCCCGTTTGTCTTTgatttataagccatactttttcaactaatgaacaatatttttctttctcaCTAAATTAATCAACAGTACTTTTAATCATAACTTATTAGCCAAACAAACCGAAACGAACAAGGCGACAGTCAGTCGTCGACGTGAACCCTTGAAAGAGACAACCAGACAAAACTTCCAAGGAACagtaaggaatcaaggttacacCAGTACTACTACGGACAAAACACACGCAAGAGAAAATTCATAGCACAGCCACAAAAGTCGCCTTTTCCATTATTTGAAGTCTTTTTTTTTCCTGGAAGAAGCTCTTTCGCACTGGCCATGGAAATTGGTAAAAAGATTCACGCTAATCAGTTTTTTTTAGAGTAAAATGCACCCTGGGTCCTTAAATTTTTAGGGCATTCCCATCTGGGTCCTCAAACTAAAAAAGCGACTATCTAGGTCCCTCATCTATTGCCGCCGTGCACCAAAGGTCCAAAACCAGCCACGCAAGCACCAACATCCGACGTGGCACGCCACGGTGGTAGCTGAACACTGGGCCCGTGCCACAACTGGGCGACGTGGCACGCCAGAGAACGTGCCACGTCGGATGTTGGTGCTTGCGTGGCTGGTTTTGGACCTCTGGTGCACGGCGGCAATAGTTGAGGGACCTAAATAGTCGTTTTTTTAGTTTGAGGACCCAGATGTGAATGCCGTAAAAGTTTAAGGACCTagggtgcattttactcttttttttaTATTTGTTTAGATCTTGTTATTTGTTACCTCTGTTGCTAAGGCTAATAGTGGATAGTTCAGTGCGTGGCTTATGCAGCGGCTGAAGTTAACTCTCTCCATCATCATATATAATATCGGGTGCATTTTTTTTTCTATGTATGTAGTGGTGGATTTATTACTAATTAGAATAAAGAAGAGAAATCTGGTTTCACTAAGTGATTTGCAAGTCAAAAGAGAAAGGCAACctccccgtcgacagcgaggtATCAATAGTGACTTTGTGAATCTCAAGATCTgccggctcagtccttcggaggtgctcatagggtagAGTTTAGATACatatgttcataggggtgagtgtgcatacGTGTTGTAGACGTCtgtgttgtactgtgtaattctcaaaaataaaaaaaaagagaaatggCACAACGTGCCAAAAGAGAAATGATACATAGGGTTCTAAAGGATTGTTGACAACAAAATATGGACAAAACATATTGATCCCAGCGGTTTCCTAAACCGgctaaggccctgttcggcttaccccatattcggcttgttcggtttcttttttcagctggaataatatttttctctcacaacaattcagccggaacagtgtttttcagccagtttcagccaagtttcagaccagcgaacggggcctaaattgGTTTTGGGACTTTGTCAAATGCACAGTGGACGGACTTCACTATTGTGTTCCTCTTATCAAGATAATTAGAGAAACATATATAGATCGTCTAGTTTGGAGTCAACGTAAGAAAACATGATTTTGGGGTGTTGATAGATTCAGCAGTTTTCAAAACCAGCTAAGACGGATTTGTATACTTCTCCGAATTGAAGAATGGACTGGATCACTGCATTCCTTTCGTTGAGTTGATCAAAAAATGTATAAAGATCGTCCAATTTGAAGTTGGGGTAAAGAAATTACGGCTTTGGTTTTTGCCTCGCGCAAAAACCGCTTAGCAGGTTTTGAAAACCAGCTAAGCCGTTTTTTTCTGGTCCGAGCCCGAATTGAGTTTAACTCGATGAAAAGTCGTCCAATATCGTGGAAAGCTTGTAGATTATGTTTGAGAAATGTTTCTTAATGGGATAAGGTTGCACCTCTACTTATATTAGAGGATCACTACAGATCAAGGCAATCTAACTAAACAATCGACAAAAACCAATTATGTTGCATATATACAGCAGACACGTTCAAGCTGAAGGTGAAGCCCGGCAAGATGTACATGCTCCGGCTCTTCTTCTCCATTGCCAACAACACGTGGCACGTCCTACCAATAATGTAGGGTACTCACAGGTCACAGCAACATCATCTGTTAAGTCACGTGGGAAGTCCAGATTTCAAACAAGACTACCAACTCTCCATCGCCACTTCACCCCGCATCAACCAAGCTTTCTGCCATGGCCACGTCGGCAACGAAGAGCTTGAGAGAGCTCGACGGCGGTGCATCACGCCCGCATGTCATGTTCATCCCGAGAGCCGGCATGGGCCACCTCCTCCCGTTCTTCCGCTTCATCGCGTTTCTCGCGGGGCACGACGACGATGTCGACTTCTTCGTGGCGACCGTTCTTCCCACCGTCTCTGCCGCCGAGGCCGACCACTTCAGCAGCCTCTTCGCTGCCCTCCCCCGCGTCCACCGCGTCAACCTCCACCTCCTGCCATTGGACGCGTCTGAGTTCCTAAGCCACGACCGTGACCCGTTCTTGTTAGTGTTGATCTCTCCAGCTCGGCCTAACGGCcgagttgggccttgacctcgcgccctgatcgggggcgcccaaccataCATGGTCGGTGGGCCCTGTCGCACTGAGCTATAAAGAGAGGTTGGGGCCGGCAActctcagtacgaggttcacTGTGAGCCACCACACCCACCGATAAAACCTAACCTGATCTAGTGAGGGGCGCAactagcgacgggaagcaccatcaCCGGGacgccatcgccattggaccacTTCACTGCTACACCGCCACTGGAGCGCCACCTCCTCACCGCCCTCTCTACCGACGCGATGGACGGTTCCAGCTCCACCAAGCCCTCCGATGGTCAGTACCTCTGCTCCCCTCTCCCTCTTGGATCTCGTAATCCATGTTCTAGGGCATGTTTATCCTATTCTAGTCAAGTCAGCACCCCTAGATCTACATCTAATGATCTTGTAATTTTAACAATGGTATCAGTCGCCAACCCTAGCGTGTAGATCTAGATTTTGGGATACAAATCCAAGAGAAACTAAAAGGAGATGAATCGAAAGAAACGAATCGAGTTGAatcatcctaaccctaaccctaaccctagaaggggaACAGACAGAGAAGAAGAGGACCTACCTGGTTTCTTCACCACCATCGACACCGCCGCACGTGCGAAGAACGACCCGCCGTCGCCTCGCCAGCACGCGGGAAGACAGTCGAGCCACAGTCATCgccgttgaaagcatctaggcccctagttgggtttcagtgattaatgacaatacaagattactatgactaacgtgtgttttacagagacaagtaagttaggtcatggtaatggagatcaattgggcaatcaaggttggcatgcccctacgatggaaatcgtttcggttttcaaaggatggatgacaaggttaaggatgactagttctaagtgtcgattgaagttgaagtgacacttagagtagtttaggactttgtttttcctttggccatactattaaggggggtatggacgagtagcttgacctaggtgagtctagtgagttaggtgtggtgcacacttgttaaaactagctctaggtagctcctatgaatgcctaagatcctttggagcaaacttcattcacatataatcgagagttgaaagtgaata
The nucleotide sequence above comes from Miscanthus floridulus cultivar M001 chromosome 18, ASM1932011v1, whole genome shotgun sequence. Encoded proteins:
- the LOC136523269 gene encoding gluconokinase-like — translated: MSEGIPLSDADRAPWLESLRDAIRDRLDGGEDVAVSCSALQLRYRDVLRAADRGYEPGEYAACRVRFVCLRASAEVIAERMLRRSTEGKHFMPASLLRSQLDLLQIDGTEGVTEFDATTARPGDIVRDAVDLFREELASTVPS
- the LOC136519662 gene encoding protein MODIFYING WALL LIGNIN-1-like; the protein is MERKVVAVCAVVGFLGVLSAALGFAAEATRVKVSDVQTSGTPGECIYPRTPALALGLISAVSLMLAQSIINTVAGCICCKRHPVPSDTNWSVALISFIISWCTFIIAFLLLLTGAALNDQRGEENMYFGSFCYVVKPGVFSGGAVLALASVALAIVYYVALSSSKGPPPTFATPQNHGIAMGQPVIPQQSSEPVFVHEDTYNRRQQVP